The genomic DNA TTCCGCCTGGTCGTCAGCACCTGGTACGTGGCGATGGTCACCGGGCGGATCTCCTTGCGGGTTCCGCTGTACTCGCCGATCTCGTCCTCGGTGAGCGAGGTCCGCTTCACCAGTTCGTGCTTCCACTGCCGGGCGGAGACGGTGTTGGTGACGAGGATCAGCGTCGTCGCCTTCGCCATCGCCATGGCGCCCGCGCCGACCAGCGTCTTGCCCGCGCCGCACGGCAGCACCACGACGCCCGAACCGCCGTGCCAGAACCCCTCGACGGCCTGCCGCTGGTACGGGCGCAGCGCCCAGCCCGACTCGTCCAGGTCGATGCGGTGCGCCTCGCCGTCCACGTACCCGGCGAGGTCCTCGGCGGGCCAGCCCAGCTTCAGGAGGGTCTGCTTGATCTGGCCGCGCTCGGAGGGGTGGACGGCGACCGTGTCCGGGTCGATGCGCTCCCCGACCAGCGGCTTGATCCGCTTCGACCGCAGCACCTCCTCCAGGACGGGCCGGTCGGTGGTGGCGAGGACCAGGCCGTGCACGGGGTGCTTGTGGAGGGTGAGCCGCCCGTACCGGGCCATCGTCTCGGCCACGTCGACGAGCAGCGCGTGCGGCACCGGGTACCGGGAGAACTCGACCAGCGCGTCGACGACCTGCTCCGCGTCGTGCCCGGCGGCCCGTGCGTTCCACAGGCCGAGCGGGGTCACGCGGTAGGTGTGGATGTGCTCGGGCGCCCGCTCCAGCTCCGCGAAGGGCGCGACGGCGCGGCGGCAGGCGTCGGCCCGCTCGTGGTCGACCTCGAGCAGGAGCGTCTTGTCGCTCTGAACGATCAGCGGTCCGTGCACGCCTCACCCTTTCCGTACGGCCTCGGGACGCGGCCAGCTCTCCAGTCTGCCGCATCGCTCCCGGAAGGGATGCCGCTCAGGGGCGGGGAGCGCGGGGGCCCCGGGCGCGGCCGGTCACTCCTCCGCCAGCTCCGCGACGCCCGTGATGCGGTGCAGGGGGAAGGTGCGCACCCCGTCGGCCGTGTGGTCGTAGGCGGTGACGTGGCCGCCCTCGACGCGGACCGGTGCGATGACGTGCTGGCTGGCGGCGCCGTCGGCGTTGACGTAGCCGATCCAGACCGCCGAGCCGGTCAGCGCGGCGGCCTGGACGGTGGCCAGGGTCTCGGCGGGGGAGGTGCGCGGCGGGGGGCCGCCGGCGCGGGCGTCCGCCGTCCCCGGCTCCTTGCGGGGGACGGTGGCGGCGAGGTCCCCGGCGCGGATGGCGCGGACGGCCGCTTCGAGCAGGGCGTCGTCGGGTGACGGCGGGCCGTCCGGGACGGGGACGGGCGGGGTGCGCGGCGGGGTGCGGTGGGCGCGGGCGCGGGTGACCAGCACGTCGCCCCCGGCGGACTCGGCGGCCGGGGCGAACCCCATGGACCGCAGTCCCTCCAGCAGGGCCGCCGGGTCGGCGCCGGCGGCCAGGACGGTCGGGGCGAGACGGCGCAGGCCCAGGGAGGCAGACCGCCGGTCGGCGAGGATCTCCCCGAGGACGGCGTCGTCGTCGCAGCGGACGTACGAGGAGGCGGCGCCCACCCGGAGGTGGCCGTGGCGACGGGCCACGTCGTCGACCAGGTACGCCAGCGGCTGCGGCACGGGCGTGCGGGAGTGCGCCGCGAGGAAGGCGTGGAGGTCGGCGGCGGTCCGCCCGGCGTCCAGCGCACGGCGCACGGAGGCGGGCGTGAAGCGGTACACGGTCGCGCCGCCCTTGGACTCGACGTCCGCGAGGACCGCCAGGGCGTCGGCGAGGGGACGGCGCAGCGGACCGGGGGCGACGGCGGTCAGGTCGGCCTGGAGCAGGACGTGGTCGACCGGTTCGGGCAGCAGCGGCGCCAGCAGCGCGACGGCGGCGTCCTCGCCGACCCCCTCCGCCGGGGCGCGGTCGTGCGCGGGCTCCGCCGGGGCGCGGCCGTGTGCGGACTCCACCAGGGCGCGGCCGTGTGCGGAGAGGGCGCCCCGGCCGGTGACGCCGAGCAGTTCGGCCTCGGCGAGCGCCCAGGTGGCGAGGCGGGCGCGCAGGTCGGTGCCGCCGCCGCGCAGGGGCCGCTCCCAGCGCAGCCGGGCCAGCACGGCCTCCGGTTCCGGTGCGGCGCCCGGCGGCAGCGCGGCGAGCAGTTCCAGTACCCGGCGGCGGACCTCGGGGGCGGCGCCCCGGTCCAGGTCGGGGCCGAGTGCGGACAGGGTGCGGCCCTTGGCGTCCTGGCCGCCGACCAGGCCCGGTGTGCGGGTGGCGGCGAGCCAGGCGGCGGCGAGGCGGACCCAGCGGCGGGGGGCCGGCAGGTCGAGCCACTCGTCGTACGCGGGGGTCGGCGCGTACCGCTCTTCGGCGGCGCCGTCCGGGGCGAGCAGCCCGGAGGCGTACAGCAGCTCCAGCCAGAACGCGGCGACCGGTTCGGTCACGCCGAGGAGGGCGGCGGTCCGCTTCAGGTCGCGGACGGACAGGCCGCCGGCGCGCAGGACGGCGGGCCCGCCCTCGTCCCACTGCTTCAGCAGGTCCTCGGCGGTGGCGAGCGCCGTGTACGCCTGGCCGGCCGCCGTGGTGTCCACCACCCGCGGAGGGTGTTCGCGGGCCGCCTCCACGGCCGGCGGCACCGGTTCCGGCGCGCGGTGCGCCCGCCCGGCCCGCAGGTGCAGCGCCACCTCGCGGGGGAGCGCGACGGTGCGGGCGGTGGTCGGCAGGAGCAGGCCGCGGTCGCGGAGCCAGCGCACCGGCGGCGTCGGGTTGGCGGTCACCTCGCCGTACGGCGGCCCCCACACGAGCCGGTCCAGTACGCCGAGGGCGTCCGCCGGGGCCTCGTCGAGGAGGGCGTCCATCCGGGGGCGGTCGGTGAACAGGCCGGTCAGCGCGGCGACCGCCGAGACGGAGTCGTGGGTGGTGGGCAGTCCCAGGGTCCGGAGGATCTCCTGGAGGCGGCCCGGTGACATCCCGGCGGTGGCCTCGGCGACGGTCGGGCCGAGGCCGGTGGGGGAGGGGTGCCGCGGGGACGGGGCGAGTACCTCGCGCGCGGTGCGCACCAGCCGGAGCCGGTCGTCGCCGCCCCACACGAGGGCCCGGTCGCGCAGGGCGCCGACGGCGGCCGGCAGCGCGGCCTCGACGGCCGGGTCGCCGCCGTCGCCGGCCATGAGCCGGAGCAGCACCGGGTACGGCGCCGGGTCGGGCGCCACGGCCAGCGCCTCGGCGGTCTGGAGGGTGAACCGGTCCAGCCGTTCCAGGGCGCGGACGACGGAGGTCCGGGTGCCGGCCCTGGTCGCGAGCTGGGTCAGGTCGTTCGGTACGGGGACGAGCAGGTCGGGCCGGGCGCGCAGCAGCACCGCCAGTCCTCCGTCGCCCCGGGCCCGCAGCGCCTCCGCGAGGGTGCGGGGCGCCGCCGTACCGCCGTGGTCCTCGGGCACGTGCGCCTCCCACTCGGTCTCGCCGGTCGCCATCCGCACCACGTTAGCCCCATGCCGCCCGTCCCAGGCGCTAACGTCGGGGCGTCGGCCAGGTGGCGGGCGGCATGGAGGGGCGCGGTGGGCATCGAGAGCGACCAGCTGGTCTTCGACTACCTGAGCAGGGTCGGGGACCTGGCCCAGCAGCGGAAGCTGCCGTCGAAGGCGCGGATGGGCCTGGTGGCGTCGCTGCGCGACGAGATCGCCCGGCAGCGGAAGGACGGCGGCGGCGCGGACAGCCCGGCCGCGGTCCGCCGCATCCTGGCCCGCCTGGGCACGCCGGACGCGGTGGTGTCGGCGGTGGAGGACGGCGGGCCGGCCGTGCCGGGCCAGCGCGCCGCCGAGGACCCGGAGCCGCGGGGGGCGGAGGACTGGGGGGCCGAGGTCTGGGAGGCGGAGGCCAGAGGAGCCGTGACCCGGGAGGCGGAGGCCCGGGACCCGGAGGGTCGGGGACCGGAGGGACTGGGCGCGGAGGGTCGGGGACCGGAGGGACTGGGCGCGGAGGAGGACCCGGAGGCCCGGGGTCCGGGGTCCCGGAAGGCGGGGGCCCGGGGCGCGGAGAGGGATCCGGGGCCCCGGGGCGCGGAGGTCCGGGATGCGGAGGTCCGGGGGTCCGGGTTCCGGGACCCGGAGGAAGACGCGGGGTCCCGAGATTCGGGGGAGGCCCGCGGTCCGGGATCCCGGGGGAGGGGCGGAGGTCCCGGGGGGCCCGGGCAGGCGGCGGAACCGGACTGGTGGAGCGTGGTGCCCGGGTTCACGGGCGGGGTGGAGGTCCCGGAGCTGCTGGCGCCGCCCGAGCCCGCGCAGGACCCGGCCGAGGCCCCGGAGGCGAAGGCGGGGAAGCCCCCGGGCCGGGGCCTGCGCGGGCTCCTCCGCCGGAGAGGAGGGGGCCGGTCGGAGGCGGTGGGGACGGCGGCGGCCCCGGCGGCCCCGGCGGCCGGTTCGGGCGCGGTACGGGGACGGCGGTTCCCCCTCCGCGGGCGGAAGGCGGCCCCCGCCCCGGCCGCCGCCCCCGCGCGGGGGCTCGGCGACCCGGTGCTGCTGCTGGCGGCGGGGTGCCTGGTGGTCGGTACGGTCACCGGCTCGTGGGTCGCGCTGGCGGCGGGCTGGCTCCTGGCGTACACGACGCGCCGCCTCAGCCGGGGCGAGGCGAAGTGGGGCGTGCTGGGCCTGCCGGGCGCGATGGCGGCGGGCGCCGCGGCCTGGCTGTGGGGCCGCCTGGACGGCCGCTGGGGGAGCCGCTCGCGCCGGACGGCCCGGCCCTGACGCAGGCCCTGCGGGAGGCCTGGCCGTGGACGCTGCGTGCGGCGGCCCTGGCGACGGCCGCGTACCTGGTCTGGCGGGCCCGCCGCCGCTGACCCACGGGGGCGCCGGGGCCCCGGCCGCCGGGCCCCCGGGGCGGACGCCGGTGCGCGGTCCGTACGGGCGGGCCGCCCCGCCCCGAGGCGGCGGCCTGCGGCGGCTGCCCGGGGCGGAGGACTGGGGCGGAGACCTGGGGCGCGTCGGGTGTGTCGGGTGTGTTGGGCGCGTCGGGCGTGTCGGGGTGGTGTCCGCGGGCCGTCGTTCCCCGGCCGGGTCGGGGCGTTCAGCGAGCGGACGGCGACGCGGTCCCGGGGGTGCGAAAAACCGCAAAGACTCCTTCGCAAAGAGGCTTTCGCAAAGAATTCTTTGTGGTCTAGTGTGCGCGGGATGACCCAGGAACCGAAGGGGCCGGACGGCCCGCACGGCGAAGAGGACTCCGTCGTACTGGACGCCAAGGGGCTGCGCGCCATGGCGCATCCGGTACGCGTACAACTGGTCGGGCTGCTGCGGAAGCACGGGCCGTCGACGGCCACCCGCCTCGCCGAGCGGCTGGGCGTGAACTCCGGGACGGCCAGTTACCACCTGCGCCAGCTCGGCGCGGCCGGCTTCGTCGAGGAGGACGCGGAACGCGGCAACGCGCGGGAACGCTGGTGGCGTGCGGTGCACCGGACGACCGAGCTCAACGACCGGGGCCTGGCCGACCGGGAGCCCGAGGCCACCCTGGCCTTCCTGCAGTCCGTCGCCACCGCCTACACCCTGCGCACCCAGCAGACGCTGAACGAGCTGCAGACGATGCCCCGCGCGTGGCGGGACACCCTCGACATGAGCGACTGGCTCCTGCGGCTCACGCCCGAGGAGGCCGTCGCCCTGCGCCGGGAGCTGAGAGACGTGATCGCCCGCTACCGCAGGGACACCCCCGAGGCGGCGGCGACCGCCCCGGAGGGGGCCGAGCGGGTGGGCCTCGTCGTCCACCTCCTGCCGGAACCGGACGCACCCGCCCGGCCGGAGGCGCGCTCCGGCCCCGAGGCCGCGGCAGGGACGGAGGCGTCGTGACGGGGCGTGACCCGGGTGCCGACGGCGCGCCCGGGAAGCGGTCCTTACGGCCCCTGGGAGGGGTGCTCGCGGCCATGGCCGTGTCGCTGGCCGGTACGCGGGTGTCGGCCGTGGCGCTGCCCTGGTTCGTGCTCGTCACGACCGGCAGCGCCACCCGGACCGGACTGGTCGCCTTCTGCGAGATGGCCCCCTACGTGGTGGTCAAGGCGCTCAGCGGGCCGCTGGTGGACCGGATCGGCCCGCGGGCCGTCTCCTGGACCACCGACCTGGCGAGTGCGGGCGCGGCCGCCGCGATCCCCCTGCTCCACGCCCTGGACCTGCTCTCCTTCCCGCTCCTGCTGGCCCTGGTCGTACTGATCGGCGCGGCCCGCGGCCCCGGCGACCTGGCCAAGGAGGTCATGGTGCCGGAGGCGGCCGAGCGCGGCCGGGTGCCGCTGGAGCGGGCCGCCGGCCTGTCCGGGGTGGTCGAGCGGCTCGCCTCCACCGCCGGCCCGGTGGCCGGTGGCTCCCTGGTGGCACTGCTCGGCCCGCTGACGGGACTCGCCGTCAACGCGGGCTGCTTCGCGCTCGGTTCGGTGATCATCGCGTTCGCGCTGCCCCGCGGCACGGGGCGGGCCGTCGAGGAGGCGCCACCGCGGCCCGGAGAGGCGGGGGCGGGCTACTGGCGGCGGTTCGCGGAGGGCTTCGCCTTCCTGCGCGGCGACCCGCTGCTGCTGACGGTCATCGTCATGGTGGGGATCACCAACCTGCTGGACGCGGCGTTCGCCGCGGTGCTCGTGCCCGTCTGGGCCGAGGAGTCCGGCGGCGGGCCGGTCGCGATCGGCCTGATGGGCGGCGCCATGGGGGCCGCGGCGGTCGCGGGAAGCCTGATCGCCGCGGCGGCCGCGCACCGGCTGCGGCGCCGGGTGGTGTTCTTCGCCGGCTTCCTGCTGGCCGGCGCGCCGAGGTTCCTGGTCCTCGCCTCCGACGCCCCGCTGGGGACGGTACTGGCGGTGTTCGCGGTCAGCGGGTTCGGCGCGGGTTTCGTCAACCCGATCCTGGGGGCCGTCTTCTTCGAGCGGGTCCCGCGCCGGATGCTGGGCCGGGTCAAGGCGCTCGGCGCCTCGCTCGCCTGGTGCGGCATCCCCTTCGGCGGGCTGATCGCCGGGGCGGCGGTGACCACGGCCGGGCTGCTGCCGGTGCTGCTCGCCTGCGGGGCCGCGTACTTCCTCACCACGAGTCTGGCCGCAGTGCGCCCGGAGTGGCGCGCGATGGACGGCGCGGGCGGACCGGAGGGACCGGACGGACCGGGCGGACCGGGCGGACCGGAGCCGGGTGCCGGTGAAGGCGTCTCGCGGAAGGACGCCAGCACCGCGGCGTGACCCCCGCCGGAGGCGGACCGTACGACGGTTCCCCGCACACCTTCCGGGCGGCGGTTCCTCCCGCGTTCTTCGAACGGAGGCCGCTCCCGTGCCTTCCTGGCGGCGGTTCCTCCCGTACTTCCGGGCGGCGGCCGTCCCCGCGGTCCTCGGGCGGGGTCAGCCGCCCGCCAGGGAG from Streptomyces sp. MRC013 includes the following:
- a CDS encoding MFS transporter; this encodes MTGRDPGADGAPGKRSLRPLGGVLAAMAVSLAGTRVSAVALPWFVLVTTGSATRTGLVAFCEMAPYVVVKALSGPLVDRIGPRAVSWTTDLASAGAAAAIPLLHALDLLSFPLLLALVVLIGAARGPGDLAKEVMVPEAAERGRVPLERAAGLSGVVERLASTAGPVAGGSLVALLGPLTGLAVNAGCFALGSVIIAFALPRGTGRAVEEAPPRPGEAGAGYWRRFAEGFAFLRGDPLLLTVIVMVGITNLLDAAFAAVLVPVWAEESGGGPVAIGLMGGAMGAAAVAGSLIAAAAAHRLRRRVVFFAGFLLAGAPRFLVLASDAPLGTVLAVFAVSGFGAGFVNPILGAVFFERVPRRMLGRVKALGASLAWCGIPFGGLIAGAAVTTAGLLPVLLACGAAYFLTTSLAAVRPEWRAMDGAGGPEGPDGPGGPGGPEPGAGEGVSRKDASTAA
- a CDS encoding DNA repair helicase XPB, with the protein product MHGPLIVQSDKTLLLEVDHERADACRRAVAPFAELERAPEHIHTYRVTPLGLWNARAAGHDAEQVVDALVEFSRYPVPHALLVDVAETMARYGRLTLHKHPVHGLVLATTDRPVLEEVLRSKRIKPLVGERIDPDTVAVHPSERGQIKQTLLKLGWPAEDLAGYVDGEAHRIDLDESGWALRPYQRQAVEGFWHGGSGVVVLPCGAGKTLVGAGAMAMAKATTLILVTNTVSARQWKHELVKRTSLTEDEIGEYSGTRKEIRPVTIATYQVLTTRRKGVYPHLELFDSRDWGLIVYDEVHLLPAPVFKFTADLQARRRLGLTATLVREDGRESDVFSLIGPKRFDAPWKEIEAQGYIAPADCVEVRVDLTESERLAYATAEAEEKYRFCATTDTKRRVTEAIVRKFAGQQILVIGQYIDQLDELGEHLGAPVIKGETPNAQREKLFEAFRNGEIGVLVVSKVANFSIDLPEATVAIQVSGTFGSRQEEAQRLGRVLRPKSDGHQAHFYSVVARDTIDQDFAAHRQRFLAEQGYAYRIMDAGELLNGA
- a CDS encoding helicase-associated domain-containing protein; amino-acid sequence: MATGETEWEAHVPEDHGGTAAPRTLAEALRARGDGGLAVLLRARPDLLVPVPNDLTQLATRAGTRTSVVRALERLDRFTLQTAEALAVAPDPAPYPVLLRLMAGDGGDPAVEAALPAAVGALRDRALVWGGDDRLRLVRTAREVLAPSPRHPSPTGLGPTVAEATAGMSPGRLQEILRTLGLPTTHDSVSAVAALTGLFTDRPRMDALLDEAPADALGVLDRLVWGPPYGEVTANPTPPVRWLRDRGLLLPTTARTVALPREVALHLRAGRAHRAPEPVPPAVEAAREHPPRVVDTTAAGQAYTALATAEDLLKQWDEGGPAVLRAGGLSVRDLKRTAALLGVTEPVAAFWLELLYASGLLAPDGAAEERYAPTPAYDEWLDLPAPRRWVRLAAAWLAATRTPGLVGGQDAKGRTLSALGPDLDRGAAPEVRRRVLELLAALPPGAAPEPEAVLARLRWERPLRGGGTDLRARLATWALAEAELLGVTGRGALSAHGRALVESAHGRAPAEPAHDRAPAEGVGEDAAVALLAPLLPEPVDHVLLQADLTAVAPGPLRRPLADALAVLADVESKGGATVYRFTPASVRRALDAGRTAADLHAFLAAHSRTPVPQPLAYLVDDVARRHGHLRVGAASSYVRCDDDAVLGEILADRRSASLGLRRLAPTVLAAGADPAALLEGLRSMGFAPAAESAGGDVLVTRARAHRTPPRTPPVPVPDGPPSPDDALLEAAVRAIRAGDLAATVPRKEPGTADARAGGPPPRTSPAETLATVQAAALTGSAVWIGYVNADGAASQHVIAPVRVEGGHVTAYDHTADGVRTFPLHRITGVAELAEE
- a CDS encoding winged helix-turn-helix domain-containing protein → MTQEPKGPDGPHGEEDSVVLDAKGLRAMAHPVRVQLVGLLRKHGPSTATRLAERLGVNSGTASYHLRQLGAAGFVEEDAERGNARERWWRAVHRTTELNDRGLADREPEATLAFLQSVATAYTLRTQQTLNELQTMPRAWRDTLDMSDWLLRLTPEEAVALRRELRDVIARYRRDTPEAAATAPEGAERVGLVVHLLPEPDAPARPEARSGPEAAAGTEAS